Proteins encoded in a region of the Trypanosoma brucei gambiense DAL972 chromosome 4, complete sequence genome:
- a CDS encoding ribosomal protein S19, putative — protein MAVARTKANSKIRRIGKKKGATLRDVHPWRWVKICSQHFKQEGKMMVPNCAEIVKTSHGRERAPQNPDWYYIRCAAVLRAVYLRPGVGYGGLSKRFSSKKNRGSRPEITTRASKGLLHWCCKSLTKLELLEKCKGAGHRVTKLGRKVADTIAFKIALRKMGAETKAK, from the coding sequence atggctGTCGCTCGCACAAAGGCTAATTCCAAGATCCGCCGCatcggaaagaagaagggcgCGACTCTGCGTGATGTTCACCCATGGCGCTGGGTGAAGATCTGCAGCCAACATTTCAAGCAGGAGGGTAAAATGATGGTACCAAACTGTGCAGAAATTGTCAAGACTTCACACGGCCGCGAGCGCGCCCCGCAGAATCCCGACTGGTATTACATCCGTTGCGCCGCTGTGCTCCGTGCGGTGTACCTGCGCCCTGGTGTGGGATATGGTGGCCTCAGTAAGCGCTTCTCCAGCAAGAAAAACCGCGGAAGCCGTCCTGAGATTACAACTCGCGCTTCAAAAGGTCTCCTTCACTGGTGTTGCAAGAGCCTCACCAAGTTGGAATTGCTTGAGAAATGCAAGGGAGCTGGCCATCGTGTTACTAAACTCGGTCGCAAGGTGGCAGACACCATTGCCTTCAAGATTGCCCTCCGCAAGATGGGCGCTGAGACAAAGGCAAAGTAA
- a CDS encoding glycosylphosphatidylinositol (GPI) anchor,putative — protein MKRVPCHRAMVVVAALLFLLCVTTRTQALKPTVPRTERRYTVHVQPLTTGLDDDGLESTLVSLTMTTSLWLPKGSAEDREEHLSFNEELDPFWVHVLRRRRFDLIEWSGCGGSWRPEWTSTLHNRKHPVDKSTAELIHDLSHHSVCSQSTLSACGWVSTSSNGNNDGNATSAGEEDLRHHHQWLAQFVSSLLSSPLTWWDDTPRFVRPIGALHSVPAGNSVFASSGYSGKFGDVRWCSYHHAQQDTLCTQHVTALLNGGRSGKDVEERIPRGIFRAGLVSMEDFFSSVFHHFRFEVKQSPATEGGEARGNHTNEETEIKLVMRMAFVEQNKKFDALSSHWKESFPEYAPSVDFITGSQLNAKLSSALQTLKKLQGARSGNDNQALGNVEVTPTAQHFISAVGYDRGTYRLVVNPTPEVPTSGNSNTKSRHEQSLMLQPGDTLEALLFFPLHLMRPSLHEMRAGAGLESRVENAFVDESANVLVVLVHTTVTETAMRPLEAGVQSNGFLLCEFPFRFGWSANKDMPPDANSNRILPQPVIRVGRHVSSAGGKVGEGDKASGAQNCGMSRCASISNKRIDHQGSLESLMESMRRDNNRKGPCVCYFWLRCSNVAGSTLPVPDPAMVFNVVTLGLIFSAIVAGGVVRSTKRLFDVEESGADDENPLIIRIILRIMKRLRKRRAAAAGTG, from the coding sequence ATGAAGCGAGTGCCGTGCCACCGGGCCATGGTGGTAGTGGCAGCCctgttgttccttttgtgtgtaacaacacgcacacaagcGCTGAAGCCCACTGTTCCGAGGACAGAAAGGCGATACACGGTGCATGTGCAACCGCTGACAACAGGTCTTGACGACGATGGCCTGGAATCCACACTTGTTTCCCTAACCATGACCACTTCATTATGGCTTCCGAAGGGTTCTGCTGAGGATAGGGAAGAACACTTAAGTTTCAATGAAGAGCTGGACCCGTTTTGGGTACACGTCTTACGGCGACGGCGCTTCGATTTGATTGAATGGTCTGGTTGTGGTGGCTCGTGGCGGCCTGAGTGGACGTCTACTTTACATAACCGAAAGCACCCTGTTGACAAGAGCACAGCAGAGCTGATTCACGACCTCTCACATCACTCTGTTTGTTCCCAGTCCACTCTATCTGCGTGTGGGTGGGTCAGCACAAGCTCAAACGGGAATAATGATGGTAACGCGACGAGTGCAGGTGAGGAGGATTTGCGTCACCACCATCAATGGTTGGCACAGTTTGTCTCGTCACTACTTTCATCCCCGCTTACCTGGTGGGACGACACACCACGTTTTGTTCGACCGATTGGGGCGCTCCATTCGGTTCCCGCGGGTAATTCCGTTTTCGCCTCTTCGGGATACTCTGGTAAGTTTGGGGACGTTCGCTGGTGTTCGTATCACCATGCCCAGCAGGATACACTTTGCACGCAGCATGTAACAGCCCTGCTGAATGGTGGTCGCTCAGGCAAAGACGTGGAAGAACGCATCCCTCGGGGTATATTCCGGGCGGGACTCGTTTCTATGGAagacttcttttcctccgtaTTTCACCACTTCCGTTTCGAGGTGAAGCAATCACCCGCCACTGAAGGGGGTGAGGCCAGGGGTAACCACACAAATGAGGAAACCGAGATTAAGCTTGTGATGCGTATGGCTTTCGTTGAACAGAATAAAAAGTTCGATGCACTTTCTTCCCACTGGAAAGAGTCTTTTCCCGAGTATGCTCCCAGTGTTGACTTCATTACGGGTTCTCAGTTGAACGCTAAGCTCAGTTCGGCTCTGCAAACCCTGAAAAAACTCCAAGGGGCCCGAAGTGGTAACGACAATCAAGCACTAGGCAATGTGGAGGTGACACCTACTGCTCAGCACTTCATTTCTGCCGTCGGGTATGACCGTGGCACGTACAGGTTGGTGGTGAATCCAACGCCTGAAGTGCCCACATCAGGTAACTCAAACACCAAAAGCCGTCACGAACAGTCGCTTATGTTGCAACCGGGGGACACGTTAGAggcccttcttttcttccctttgcatttGATGCGTCCGTCTCTCCACGAGATGCGGGCGGGTGCGGGGTTGGAGTCAAGGGTAGAAAATGCTTTTGTCGATGAAAGCGCCAACGTATTGGTTGTCCTCGTTCACACTACGGTGACAGAAACTGCCATGCGGCCACTTGAAGCAGGGGTGCAAAGTAATGGATTTTTGCTCTGTGAATTTCCTTTCCGGTTCGGATGGTCCGCAAACAAAGATATGCCCCCTGATGCCAACAGCAACCGCATTCTTCCACAACCCGTCATTCGTGTTGGACGGCACGTGAGTTCAGCGGGTGGAAAGGTAGGAGAAGGGGACAAGGCGTCTGGAGCCCAAAACTGTGGGATGTCACGTTGCGCCTCAATCTCTAACAAGCGCATCGACCACCAGGGATCACTGGAGTCACTAATGGAGAGTATGCGGcgcgacaacaacagaaaaggtCCTTGTGTCTGTTACTTTTGGTTGCGGTGCAGCAATGTGGCGGGGTCGACTTTACCCGTACCGGATCCCGCTATGGTTTTCAACGTCGTAACGCTGGGTCTCATATTCTCTGCCATTGTGGCAGGGGGCGTGGTCCGTTCGACTAAGCGGCTCTTTGATGTTGAAGAATCCGGTGCAGATGATGAGAACCCGCTCATAATTCGCATTATTCTCAGAATCATGAAGAGGTTGCGGAAACGTCGTGCGGCCGCTGCTGGCACTGGCTAA
- a CDS encoding RNA helicase, putative, producing MRRLSVTAPVLFLCFKSYCTNHGEGKLIQTVCDYIYRSSSAREQLRQLIHDMSVENALRHLGEFSEEGCSGATPPWLGELVQAPGDLERINIVLREFGVWYIARKAPLRVTMGEPWDWYPKARFMRRRFIFHHGPTNSGKTHAALEELVKAKSGVYCAPIKALAAQVWKRINASVPCDLLIGDERQFGGGAEHVSCTVEMTPIDYQIDVGVIDEVQMIGDGDRGWAWTRAILGLPAREIHLCGEERAIPLIRSLLYKTRELKGLRLVPHQRLAPLRTSAALGGDLRQVENGDCLVCFSRKMIFAMKSQLEKLPGVAAHYIYGSMPFAVREAQADAFNRGVREAVEGKDSKKHVLVSTDAIAYGLNMSIERIIFVSMKKFDGKQMTSLPQATTVQVAGRAGRFGVLRANTFGRCTTLHADDFPTLESAINARLSPLQRAGLLPTADILELYVTMNSDKKRLKTSGVVPQDVFYGHVKDFSSQCKTSDLFFPCDLSRSLLQVARELDAVTGLSLTDRILFCYVPVNTRNKDTFDLLRCFARDHATGGPVRLRIDEEFEQLVGQCAHLKTHKDSVRAHRILSRMEDLYRHAEMYCWLSWRFGNTFIYLEAGSALKERIVAKMDELLRRL from the coding sequence ATGCGCCGTTTGTCAGTTACTGCACCTGTTCTCTTTCTGTGTTTTAAATCGTACTGCACAAACCATGGCGAGGGGAAACTGATCCAAACAGTATGTGACTATATCtaccgcagcagcagcgcccGGGAGCAATTGCGGCAGCTCATTCATGATATGTCAGTGGAGAACGCTTTGCGGCATCTCGGTGAATTCTCAGAGGAGGGCTGTTCAGGTGCCACACCACCATGGTTGGGTGAACTTGTTCAGGCCCCCGGTGATCTTGAACGGATTAACATTGTTCTCAGGGAGTTTGGGGTTTGGTACATCGCGCGGAAGGCGCCACTGAGGGTGACGATGGGTGAACCGTGGGACTGGTACCCGAAGGCACGCTTCATGCGCCGGCGTTTCATCTTTCATCATGGGCCAACAAATAGTGGGAAGACTCACGCGGCGTTGGAGGAATTGGTAAAGGCGAAGAGCGGTGTTTATTGTGCGCCAATCAAAGCACTGGCAGCGCAAGTGTGGAAGCGTATTAACGCGAGCGTGCCTTGCGACTTGCTTATCGGGGACGAGCGGCAATTTGGTGGTGGAGCGGAGCACGTCTCATGCACGGTGGAAATGACTCCTATTGACTATCAAATTGACGTTGGGGTAATTGACGAGGTGCAGATGATTGGTGATGGGGACAGGGGTTGGGCATGGACGCGTGCCATATTGGGGTTGCCGGCACGTGAGATTCACCTCTGCGGAGAAGAACGGGCAATACCTCTTATCCGCAGTTTGTTGTATAAAACGCGTGAGCTCAAGGGACTTCGTTTAGTGCCACATCAGCGGCTGGCTCCCCTCAGGACATCAGCCGCGTTAGGGGGAGATCTGCGGCAAGTCGAAAACGGTGATTGCCTTGTGTGCTTCTCGCGCAAGATGATTTTTGCTATGAAATCACAGCTGGAAAAGCTGCCTGGCGTTGCGGCTCACTATATATATGGGTCTATGCCCTTTGCCGTGCGTGAGGCCCAGGCTGACGCATTCAACCGTGGGGTCCGGGAAGCGGTAGAGGGCAAGGACTCGAAAAAACATGTTTTAGTGTCCACGGATGCTATTGCCTATGGCTTGAACATGAGCATTGAGCGCATTATTTTCGTATCAATGAAAAAATTCGACGGAAAACAGATGACAAGCTTACCGCAGGCAACCACGGTGCAGGTAGCCGGTCGCGCCGGCCGGTTTGGAGTACTCAGGGCCAACACTTTCGGCCGCTGTACCACACTTCACGCGGATGACTTTCCGACACTTGAAAGCGCTATTAACGCTCGACTTTCCCCTCTGCAGAGGGCTGGATTACTGCCCACAGCCGACATATTGGAGCTGTATGTCACAATGAATTCCGACAAGAAGAGATTGAAGACCTCAGGTGTGGTGCCGCAAGATGTATTCTACGGTCATGTAAAGGACTTCTCCAGTCAGTGTAAGACCTccgatttgttttttccgtGTGACCTGTCGCGGTCGCTGCTGCAGGTTGCAAGGGAGTTGGATGCCGTGACAGGTCTGTCTCTTACCGATAGGATCCTTTTCTGCTACGTACCGGTGAATACACGCAACAAGGACACATTCGACCTGCTGCGTTGTTTTGCGCGTGATCATGCTACCGGGGGGCCCGTTCGCCTCCGTATTGATGAAGAGTTTGAACAACTCGTGGGGCAATGTGCGCACTTAAAAACTCATAAGGACAGTGTACGAGCACATCGTATATTGTCGCGGATGGAAGACTTATACCGTCATGCAGAAATGTATTGCTGGCTTTCGTGGCGGTTCGGTAATACATTCATCTACCTAGAGGCAGGATCGGCGCTGAAGGAACGAATCGTGGCGAAGATGGATGAGCTGTTGCGGAGGTTGTGA
- a CDS encoding serine/threonine protein phosphatase, putative, producing the protein MQEEEGNLEELVYFYPPSTTPPAVGKYTQLISDLLQSVSIVDALPGGAAQAGVLCQDTKEVLERENTVLEIAIPRQDNLVIVGDIHGQFADMLSNVLSIQLNLNNSKATDGRGSPSTEIYKFLFLGDYVDRGPQSLEVITLLFALKVEYPEHIFLLRGNHEEAQTSRLYGFFQECKSKLEGTGDRGPASVDITSSTWLQYNTVFCWLPLAAVVACPSGMFFCTHGGLSPHTLSVPLLKSLRRHEYGMVDDFEDTFYTPTSRGGDDMLEGPGAKARLVIDGLLWSDPEDQLSGCQMNNRGCGFIFGPDVTRSFLDRNYSYGFPPSKRQLIGEMKPGMQFILRGHQCAREGYMWCHGGLVLTLFSAPNYCGMHGNKGAVALLRGQVQAGKDRVELEFNVYDTVVTGGSDNLVACLSPFAFAHYFSGDS; encoded by the coding sequence AtgcaagaagaggaagggaattTGGAGGAACTGGTGTACTTTTATCCACCAAGCACCACGCCACCTGCTGTAGGAAAGTACACACAGCTGATTTCGGACCTACTGCAAAGTGTTTCCATCGTTGATGCACTTCCCGGTGGCGCTGCGCAGGCCGGTGTTTTATGCCAAGACACGAAGGAAGTGCTTGAAAGAGAGAACACGGTGCTAGAGATTGCCATACCACGGCAAGACAACTTGGTTATTGTCGGTGATATTCATGGTCAATTTGCAGATATGCTCAGTAATGTACTCTCTATTCAGTTAAACCTCAACAACTCTAAGGCAACGGACGGTCGCGGATCACCTTCCACAGAGATATACAAGTTTCTATTTCTCGGCGATTATGTGGACCGCGGGCCTCAAAGCCTGGAGGTCATCACTTTATTATTTGCACTAAAGGTGGAATACCCCGAGCACATCTTCTTATTGCGTGGCAACCACGAGGAGGCGCAGACATCCCGCCTCTATGGTTTCTTTCAGGAATGCAAGTCTAAATTAGAGGGGACGGGAGATCGCGGGCCAGCTAGCGTGGATATAACGAGTAGCACATGGCTTCAATACAACACTGTGTTTTGTTGGTTGCCATTAGCTGCTGTTGTGGCCTGTCCTTCAGGTATGTTTTTCTGCACTCATGGTGGTCTCAGCCCTCACACCTTGTCAGTTCCACTATTGAAATCACTCCGCCGTCATGAGTACGGCATGGTGGATGATTTTGAGGACACGTTTTATACTCCAACATCGAGGGGGGGCGATGACATGTTGGAGGGCCCTGGAGCGAAGGCTCGCCTCGTGATAGATGGTTTATTGTGGTCCGATCCGGAAGACCAACTTAGTGGATGTCAAATGAATAATCGGGGCTGCGGTTTCATATTCGGGCCAGACGTCACGAGGTCTTTCCTTGACCGCAATTACAGTTATGGATTTCCTCCCTCGAAGAGGCAACTAATAGGAGAGATGAAACCTGGAATGCAATTCATCCTACGCGGTCATCAATGCGCCCGTGAGGGTTATATGTGGTGTCACGGTGGTCTCGTATTAACTCTTTTCTCAGCCCCAAACTATTGTGGAATGCATGGTAATAAGGGGGCGGTGGCACTTCTACGAGGGCAGGTGCAAGCGGGGAAAGATCGTGTGGAATTGGAATTTAACGTTTACGATACGGTCGTGACGGGGGGAAGTGACAATCTCGTTGCGTGTTTGAGTCCTTTTGCCTTCGCACATTACTTTTCAGGTGACAGTTGA
- a CDS encoding NADPH--cytochrome p450 reductase, putative, whose product MEENEGIGTITILYGTQTGSAEQLAFTFASLAIKRGFKRCVCLPADEFPLDKWRDATPLVIICSNANQGEAPDSIRISWAQLLHSTAPSMDGLRFAVFGTGDSIYPKFNYMAKMLHNRLRQLGGTPLLNRGLGDESDRKGYDEVFLPWVLELWRALGLVSEDDSHLKEENPSDAPLLCKYEVVPCNDESAPQGGVDVAVRRREPVFNCRLVQNKRLTAEDHLQAVHHIAFSRETTPAEGSLLPYDTPLAFEVGDALGVYCTNEDAIIDRVLTQVNEDGDKVVCIKPNNSQGIIQQQEQPFFNRPMTLRFFLKHYVDLEAVVSRSFFRMMAHYAEDAELKERLWELSSSDNLDDFMWYCQREKRNVAEVLDDFRAVRPPLPLLLSFMPPMRARLFSISSSPYVDCDTFHLTVALVEWQTPYKRTRRGLCSSRLTSAKPSDVFTCFLWDGTMITPSTPAPLLCVGTGTGVAPIRSLIRECAGHSDIWGEVPILLFFGCRNETKDYLYQQEWADLKRDHLKQLQVLPAFSRDGEKKFYVQHQIGRHARRVAKLLDAGAIIYVCGNSKQMPKDVATTFEDVVTQCCCEGDEAKSQEYMKQLRKQGRYVVDTWSV is encoded by the coding sequence atggaggaaaatgaagggattGGAACTATAACCATTCTCTACGGCACTCAAACGGGTTCTGCAGAGCAGTTGGCCTTCACGTTTGCTTCTCTGGCCATAAAACGTGGGTTCAAACGCTGTGTTTGTCTTCCTGCCGACGAATTCCCGCTCGATAAGTGGCGTGATGCCACACCGCTGGTTATTATATGTTCAAATGCCAATCAGGGCGAAGCTCCGGATTCTATTAGAATTTCGTGGGCACAGCTACTGCATTCCACAGCTCCATCCATGGACGGATTGCGCTTCGCTGTATTTGGAACCGGGGACTCAATTTATCCAAAGTTCAATTACATGGCGAAAATGCTTCACAACAGGCTTCGGCAACTCGGAGGCACTCCGCTTTTAAATCGCGGTCTTGGGGATGAGAGTGACAGGAAGGGCTATGATGAAGTTTTCCTGCCATGGGTGCTGGAACTGTGGCGCGCGCTAGGTTTGGTAAGTGAAGATGACAGTCATCtcaaagaggaaaatccTTCCGACGCACCTCTTCTATGCAAATACGAGGTGGTTCCTTGTAATGATGAGTCCGCGCCACAAGGGGGCGTGGATGTGGCAGTTCGTAGACGGGAACCAGTGTTTAACTGCAGGTTAGTTCAGAACAAACGGCTTACAGCGGAAGATCATTTACAGGCGGTGCATCATATTGCTTTCTCGCGTGAAACTACGCCCGCTGAGGGAAGCTTGCTACCATACGACACTCCTCTTGCTTTTGAAGTTGGAGACGCACTGGGAGTGTACTGTACTAATGAGGATGCTATCATCGATAGGGTACTGACCCAAGTTAATGAGGACGGGGACAAGGTGGTTTGTATAAAACCCAACAACTCACAGGGTATTATCCAACAACAGGAGCAACCGTTTTTTAATCGACCAATGACGCTTCGGTTCTTTTTGAAGCATTACGTGGACCTGGAAGCGGTGGTGAGTCGTTCATTTTTCAGAATGATGGCCCACTACGCTGAGGATGCTGAACTCAAGGAAAGACTGTGGGAACTCTCGTCATCGGATAACTTGGATGATTTTATGTGGTACTGCCAGcgggaaaaaaggaatgttGCGGAAGTTCTGGATGACTTCCGAGCTGTGCGACCGCCGCTACCATTGTTGCTTAGTTTCATGCCGCCCATGCGTGCccgccttttttccatttcctcctcaccgTATGTTGACTGCGACACTTTCCACCTCACTGTCGCACTTGTGGAGTGGCAAACACCTTACAAACGAACTCGCAGGGGATTATGCAGCTCCCGTCTTACCTCAGCGAAGCCCAGCGATGTCTTCACTTGCTTCCTTTGGGATGGCACGATGATTACGCCCTCCACACCGGCCCCGCTGCTGTGTGTTGGAACTGGGACTGGTGTGGCGCCTATACGGTCCTTAATTCGCGAATGTGCTGGGCACTCTGACATTTGGGGTGAGGTCcccatccttcttttcttcggaTGCCGGAACGAGACGAAGGACTATCTGTATCAGCAGGAGTGGGCCGACTTAAAGCGCGACCACCTGAAGCAGCTGCAAGTTCTTCCCGCATTTTCTAGGgatggagagaaaaagttCTACGTTCAACATCAAATTGGTCGTCACGCCAGACGGGTCGCGAAGTTGCTGGATGCAGGAGCGATCATCTACGTGTGTGGTAATTCGAAACAAATGCCCAAAGATGTTGCCACCACATTCGAAGATGTCGTCACACAGTGCTGTTGTGAAGGAGATGAAGCGAAGAGTCAGGAGTACATGAAGCAACTGAGGAAACAAGGAAGGTATGTGGTGGATACATGGTCTGTGTAG
- a CDS encoding metallo-peptidase, Clan MC, Family M14, putative, with the protein MMVEAKVQKSLINSEPLAGAARGTGLGDAREEDPANWAPSPPPNNQREFEFPEDGLSFSSKFDSGNLIQVERTGPFRYLMYTAPDCGNSPQQTNNRQWFHFAIRGGTKGCVLAFTFVGMMHCKMFTYGWMPVVSVCPGKPQYCRLPGRAIVTPLEVMPPTPGYPGFVLKPWAKKGGDGEPEAYGGDEDAEAKGCSEGGMPEINDLTVAGGQTGTKKKKKDQYVAMNLTFDVRIDAETPLKSPYPLGHPQCPAIYVASNHPYSYTTLQQNIKVWKQLASGIMDTTDVSELSGSGKATPYTTDVYFSHEILCKSLDGLNVDLLTITDYLGVSEKRVPLFSNGEAPYSSVRGETSRPHLFSGKLAVVLTARVHPGECPSSHMMHGCIEFLLNKGDPRAEALRSHFVFYIVPMINPDGVARGHTRVDTEGVNLNRAYRTPSKRRHPAPYHIRGLLDSLSETKGKLALFIDMHAHSNKRGMFFYGNSMDAPELLQCLLYTKLVSLNTPYFEFQSCNFSEANMFATGKTGEGRDNSSRVTLYQRTGMIHSYTIEASHVVGNALNGVAALMNSPVEEAEVQQNGTCPRYTTAMFGDVGKALLVALLDLKGWNPMSRLTATAYHNPRGLLMALQRQLQIEIAERYFKLAFMNGGQVALARDSTGDPLVTVMDAMKAEELPEAITIKDGRVFPPLTVKGVPSFLPYDQAVQLLSHTHPSMPPRSFVCGMVRRAMIVSGGSGSGPLRSFCNPNTGIVVAGSGTSVATAAGRRGLLGANRTSFS; encoded by the coding sequence ATGATGGTAGAAGCAAAGGTGCAGAAAAGTCTTATTAACAGTGAACCGCTTGCGGGGGCGGCCCGTGGCACGGGGTTGGGAGACGCCAGGGAAGAGGATCCAGCCAATTGGGCGccctcaccaccaccaaacaACCAGCGGGAGTTTGAGTTCCCGGAGGATGGTCTTTCGTTCTCCTCAAAATTTGACAGTGGGAATTTGATTCAGGTTGAACGCACGGGACCTTTTCGTTACCTGATGTACACTGCTCCCGACTGTGGTAATTCCCCTCAGCAAACCAACAACCGTCAGTGGTTTCACTTTGCCATTCGTGGTGGAACTAAAGGTTGCGTACTTGCTTTTACCTTTGTGGGTATGATGCACTGCAAAATGTTTACATACGGTTGGATGCCCGTCGTCTCCGTCTGCCCAGGGAAACCGCAGTACTGCCGCCTTCCCGGTCGTGCTATAGTTACGCCATTAGAAGTGATGCCACCAACGCCCGGCTACCCGGGATTTGTGTTAAAACCTTGGGCAAAGAAGGGAGGTGACGGGGAACCGGAGGCGTACGGTGGCGATGAGGATGCCGAGGCGAAGGGTTGCTCAGAAGGTGGTATGCCAGAAATTAACGATCTAACGGTTGCTGGTGGGCaaacaggaacaaaaaagaaaaagaaggatcaATATGTCGCAATGAACTTAACATTCGATGTCCGCATTGATGCTGAGACACCTCTCAAGTCACCATATCCGCTAGGTCATCCGCAATGCCCAGCTATCTACGTGGCCAGTAATCATCCGTATTCCTATACAACTCTGCAACAAAATATTAAAGTTTGGAAGCAGCTGGCATCTGGAATTATGGATACCACGGATGTTAGTGAACTGTCTGGAAGCGGCAAGGCTACGCCCTATACTACAGACGTATACTTCTCTCATGAGATATTGTGCAAGTCATTAGATGGATTGAACGTTGATTTGCTTACCATCACGGACTATCTTGGTGTTTCTGAGAAACGTGTTCCTCTATTTAGCAACGGTGAGGCACCGTATTCTTCTGTACGAGGTGAGACGTCCCGCCCTCACTTGTTTTCTGGAAAGCTCGCTGTTGTTCTCACGGCGCGTGTGCATCCGGGGGAATGCCCGTCGAGCCACATGATGCACGGCTGCATTGAGTTCCTTCTTAACAAAGGCGACCCGCGTGCAGAAGCGCTGCGTTCACACTTTGTGTTTTATATTGTGCCAATGATTAATCCCGATGGTGTAGCACGTGGTCACACACGCGTCGACACAGAGGGTGTGAACCTTAACCGCGCATATAGAACACCATCTAAGCGTCGTCACCCGGCACCGTATCATATTAGAGGTTTGTTGGATTCCCTCAgcgaaacaaaggggaaacTCGCCTTGTTCATTGATATGCACGCCCACTCCAACAAGCGCGGGATGTTCTTCTATGGGAACTCGATGGATGCACCGGAGCTGTTGCAATGCCTCTTGTACACAAAGCTTGTGTCCTTGAATACACCTTACTTTGAATTTCAGTCATGCAACTTCTCTGAGGCGAACATGTTTGCTACGGGAAAGACGGGTGAGGGTCGCGACAATTCTAGCCGAGTGACGTTATATCAAAGAACCGGTATGATTCATAGCTACACGATTGAGGCTTCTCATGTCGTGGGAAACGCTCTTAACGGTGTCGCAGCTCTCATGAATTCACCAGTTGAGGAGGCTGAAGTGCAGCAAAATGGGACATGTCCTCGGTATACCACTGCAATGTTTGGAGATGTTGGAAAGGCACTTCTTGTGGCACTACTTGACTTGAAGGGATGGAACCCGATGAGCCGTCTAACTGCTACTGCGTACCATAACCCAAGAGGTTTACTGATGGCTCTGCAACGGCAGTTACAAATAGAAATAGCGGAGCGTTACTTCAAGTTAGCGTTCATGAATGGTGGTCAGGTAGCACTCGCGCGTGACTCCACCGGTGACCCACTCGTTACTGTGATGGATGCGATGAAGGCAGAAGAGCTTCCTGAAGCGATCACCATTAAAGATGGTCGGGTATTTCCGCCTCTAACGGTTAAGGGGGTTCCGAGTTTTCTTCCATATGATCAGGCGGTTCAGTTGTTGTCACACACTCACCCATCGATGCCGCCTCGCTCATTTGTATGCGGAATGGTGAGGCGGGCAATGATAGTGTCAGGAGGAAGTGGATCAGGTCCTCTACGCTCCTTTTGTAATCCCAACACCGGCATCGTAGTCGCTGGAAGTGGCACCAGCGTTGCAACTGCTGCAGGGCGGAGGGGTCTACTGGGGGCCAATCGCACTTCATTCTCTTGA
- a CDS encoding RNA-binding protein, putative, with protein sequence MATWADDMEPIALGEDFGGNQLTPQEAKALADKEAAWKNAKVVTETITDAENKQYEIVKRVLQYRVDREATPVDVRAKWKRFGRATNPADQKDLVSRDPPIVLELGEVDPFERMAREEVMRLMNEVERYTVEVKDVHLARYAKVKEEQERAAKEAAAPDDQGKERTWAAARGDKTSVQHKEDTDRRLRITNISDDISREELYNIFNTDEYRIDKLFLPTDGKTSNYRGFAFITFETPEQAERCLSRTKGVARFKNTVMHIVRALPEGAKQRS encoded by the coding sequence ATGGCAACATGGGCCGATGATATGGAGCCCATTGCCCTCGGTGAGGACTTTGGGGGAAACCAGTTGACGCCACAAGAGGCAAAAGCACTAGCAGATAAGGAGGCGGCGTGGAAGAATGCTAAGGTAGTCACTGAGACCATCACCGATGCTGAGAATAAGCAGTACGAAATTGTAAAGAGAGTGCTCCAATATCGTGTGGATCGTGAGGCCACTCCAGTGGATGTCCGCGCCAAGTGGAAGCGTTTTGGGAGGGCTACAAATCCTGCAGACCAAAAGGATCTCGTGTCCCGGGATCCCCCAATTGTGCTGGAGTTAGGTGAAGTCGATCCATTCGAGCGCATGGCACGGGAGGAGGTTATGCGTCTCATGAATGAAGTCGAGCGCTATACTGTGGAGGTTAAGGATGTCCATCTCGCGCGGTACGCGAAGGTTAAAGAGGAGCAGGAGCGGGCTGCTAAGGAGGCCGCCGCACCTGATGACCAGGGGAAGGAACGCACGTGGGCGGCAGCGAGAGGAGACAAAACTTCCGTTCAGCACAAGGAGGATACCGACCGCCGCTTGCGCATCACGAACATTTCGGATGATATTTCGCGAGAGGAGCTATATAACATCTTCAACACGGATGAGTACCGCATCGATAAGCTCTTCTTGCCGACTGATGGTAAAACATCCAACTACAGGGGCTTTGCCTTCATCACATTCGAAACACCCGAGCAGGCTGAGCGGTGCCTCAGCAGGACAAAAGGTGTTGCACGCTTTAAGAACACGGTTATGCATATTGTACGTGCTCTTCCCGAAGGTGCGAAACAGCGCAGCTGA